The following proteins are co-located in the Nitrospinota bacterium genome:
- a CDS encoding CarD family transcriptional regulator, whose translation MKDKSNVGVCLMKGFSVSIFPVGSKVIYPSHGIGIVEKLENRDVAGAVEPCYVIRFHRSGMTIMAPVRASHSVGLRSVIPRREVSKIMKILKEEKGGVIESNWNKRQKLYLEKIKTGSIFEVAGVYRDLYFLRNTKGLSFGEQQVFDSARQLIVSEIAESKGIREDKAEELLVEALAN comes from the coding sequence TTGAAAGATAAATCGAACGTGGGGGTCTGCCTGATGAAGGGGTTTTCCGTTTCAATATTTCCGGTCGGGTCCAAAGTCATTTATCCCTCCCACGGCATAGGCATCGTGGAAAAGCTGGAAAACCGGGACGTGGCCGGTGCGGTGGAACCCTGTTATGTCATCCGCTTCCACAGAAGCGGGATGACGATAATGGCCCCGGTGAGGGCTTCCCATTCCGTTGGCCTGCGAAGCGTGATACCCAGGCGCGAAGTTTCCAAGATCATGAAAATCCTCAAGGAAGAAAAAGGCGGAGTGATCGAGAGCAACTGGAACAAACGCCAGAAACTTTACCTTGAAAAAATAAAGACAGGCTCCATTTTCGAGGTGGCGGGCGTTTACCGGGATCTTTACTTCTTAAGGAACACCAAGGGGCTTTCCTTCGGCGAGCAGCAGGTGTTCGACAGCGCCCGGCAGCTTATTGTCAGCGAAATCGCCGAGTCCAAGGGTATCAGGGAGGACAAGGCCGAGGAATTGCTTGTGGAGGCGTTGGCCAACTGA
- a CDS encoding Crp/Fnr family transcriptional regulator, producing the protein MDDLELIGQINVFAGLGGDQIAEVARRLAPMRVEKGSYLFYRDDMSDGMFFVARGLFQIIIDNEANREIIVYTVGKGDILGEMSLFGEHKRSATAVALEESRLFKISNERFLDLMRTCSLIGVNMAKVLIGRLLAANEMIERLGAMDGAERIEHFLKSLLVREGSLRDDRYAMEKRPTYRQISQRLGISEKTVYRTMRCLAEKGMIHLGGKRLEMMKSFMDAHGSGHRSG; encoded by the coding sequence ATGGACGACCTGGAACTTATCGGTCAAATAAACGTCTTCGCCGGCCTTGGCGGGGACCAAATCGCGGAAGTCGCCCGCAGGCTCGCTCCGATGAGGGTGGAAAAGGGATCGTACCTGTTTTACAGGGACGACATGAGCGACGGGATGTTCTTCGTCGCCCGCGGCCTTTTCCAGATCATCATAGACAACGAGGCCAACAGGGAAATCATCGTTTACACCGTTGGCAAGGGGGACATTCTCGGCGAGATGTCGCTTTTCGGCGAGCACAAGCGGTCGGCCACGGCCGTGGCGTTGGAGGAGAGCCGCCTTTTCAAAATATCAAACGAGCGTTTTCTGGACCTGATGCGGACATGCTCGCTGATCGGGGTGAACATGGCGAAAGTCCTTATCGGCCGGCTTCTGGCGGCAAACGAAATGATCGAAAGGCTCGGCGCCATGGACGGGGCGGAGAGGATCGAACATTTCCTGAAGTCGCTGCTGGTCCGGGAGGGCTCGCTGAGGGATGACAGGTATGCGATGGAAAAGCGCCCCACATACCGGCAGATTTCCCAACGTCTGGGCATTTCGGAAAAGACCGTTTACCGCACGATGCGCTGCCTGGCGGAAAAGGGGATGATCCATCTTGGCGGCAAGCGCCTTGAGATGATGAAAAGCTTCATGGACGCGCACGGCTCCGGGCATCGGAGCGGCTGA